CAGTCCCCACTCTGCTTTTTTCACAGCTCCTTTTTTTGTAGTTAAAATTTGGCATTCGTATGTGTAAGTAGCACTACAGACCATGCTATTAGCCTTACTGTGTTAAGCAAATATTTGCCTCACTCTTGAACCAATAAAAAGCTTGTCgaatattttgacaaaaagtgaAGTTACCATATGGTAACAATAGGTTTGACTTCTTACAGTCACGATAGTGATTGTGATCACTTTTGCCAATTGCAACAATAATTGATGGAAGTTAGTTACAGTAAATGAAAAATTTAAACCTGGCAATTGCCCTGCTACCAAGTAGGACATATGCTGATGGCTTTCAACTCTGCTGCTTGATTAGTGCCGTTTGGATATAGGGTGAAATGGTTTTGGCCAACATGTAGTATAGACTGCTGCCTGCTTCTGAGCCTACAGTGTGGAAAGGATATTTGTCTAACCTCTTATAACTGTTTGGGGACTTTTCTGTTGTACTGTTTGCTTGACTAGTTATGAATGACATCATCACCACCATGTTCAACAAAAAGTTCCTAGAAGAGCTTTTCAAGCCACAAGAACTTTACTCCAAAAAAGCCCTGCGGACTGTGTTCGACAGGCTGGCCCACGCCTCAATAATGAGACTCAATCAGGCGAGCATGGACAAGGTAAGTCCAATGTATACAGACATAGCCCTCCTGTACAGCTTTATACCATGTTGTATCATGCACAGTGTGCCAGTTCCTCAGTATACAGACTACTATATTAGTATTTTAGAGTCAAGCCTGCTTCAGAGCCACATTAGATACATCTACACATATATTAATCCTTATATCTATATAACAACTGTGTACATATTGGCTCATTTAGTTGACTTACAACAGTAATTCCCAAGTATGAAGCGATTCATATCAAACATGAGTGTTTTGCTCTATGTGTCTCCCTCTGCTGTTTATTATACAACaataaaattagattttattttgctttgaaGTCATGCATGTGTGTCCTTCACAGCTCTATGACTTGATGACCATGGCTTTCAAGTACCAGGTGCTTCTCTGTCCTCGACCTAAAGACATCCTCCTCATCTCCTTTAACCACATGGATGCAATCAAAGACTTTGTGAAAGACACTCCCAGCATTCTCAGCCAAGTTGATGAAACGTACCAACAGCTCATAGAGGTGTGGCATGTGTGACTTCTCTCTACTCTCCTCACATTTCTTATGGACTAGAGTGTGTAGCGACATTTCACATGGCttgttgttacattaacattacaattaataataattacaaaccATTTGGATTATTATCACATACATTGAGCTACAATATGACAGCACACATTCAAGTGTCAGCAGCAATagttttttaaaggtccaaaatgtgtttcccatctagcgttgagatcatttATCGCAATTAACTCTGTCGCGCCACGCAGTTCTAAGTACAAGTTACTGGTACGGTAGCCTTCATGCTTCAAAAAGACGGtcattttgctcttttcaatatccttttGTTTCTGGGCTAAGAACAAGAAATGTTACTCTTGAATTTATACTGGTCATTGATCCCCAGTCTCAGTTTCAGTTTCACTGATCCAcaggaaatgtttttctttgttagtaatcactacacggGCCTAAATACGCACACATGCTCAAAAGtacagtgctggaccagcgcccttagtgctggggggggggtaacGGTGAAGAGAGAGCACCCAGAAAATGAAGTGGAATCTCTAGTctacactccgtactttggtcagtccaaccctccggttcccaacccaacaccctatggactgagctactgccagccCCCTGCTAGGcagattagcagcacctgtgagtttatcttGTGACGGCAAAAACGggaaaggcggagcagtatatCCAGTATATGCCTTAttggctaacgtatttcaagatggtgcattgtctaccccagttcatgctaatggaaatgtaaaatttcaagccaataagaatacttggaattgatggtggtggtgaatattcatgaaaaaggacaagtttgtgaatgGGCAGCACCAATTTTAATAATGAACAACTtaacacgttacacactggacctttaacaTTGCTTGTTATTGTATGGTTAGGTTAAACGGGATAATGTTTAacattgagaaagaaaaaatgtagaaacattctgtgtgtagttacatttttcattgtttttttccaagtaattttacattttctttcttttagatgTATACAACCTTGTGTAGTGGGGAATTCCAGCTGATCAGACAAACTCTTCTTATCTTCTTCCAAGACATGCATATAAGAGTAAGTGCATTATGTTGGCAAATGAAATCATTGAGAGAGAATACACTCAATAATATTATATTGTCTTTtgttagtgttttattttcctcacaagcctgttgctgtgtttttactCTCTGCTAGGTTTCTATTTTCCTCAAGGATAAAGTGCAGAACTCCAATGGGCGTTTTGTGCTTCCCACCAGTGGTCCTGTGCCTTATGGAACACAAGTCCCTGGCTTGATAAGGTACCACTGTATACAGCTGTTTTCACTCAGACCTAGACAATCTTCACTTTAAAGAATGATGGATGTGattgaaatttaaaaaggtGGCTTGGATATCAAAACATACCTTTGAGCCTGTTCAATGATCTGTAATGTTtgcctttttgtctttcatatgCTTGCTGATCTTACACAGACCGTGTAATCTTACGTTAAGTAGGCCTATCTGTAGCTAATAGCATTACAGAGGTTTTGTTGAAGTGTTTACATTCTAATTTTAGATGCATTGTATGTTGAGCTTGGATCAAATTACTCAAGGATTGTATGTGCAAAGTGAAACATTTAGTACATTGAGGAAATGTAGAACATCTGAGCTTCAACAGTGTTAAAGTCCTTTCATCACAGGaaagaaattcaaaagaaaTTGCTGTGCATGCATTAATTATTGAAAGCATGTTTGTCcataatattttgtgtttatgtatctGATTATTTCAGGATGTTTAGCTGTACTGGTGAAGAGGTGACCAGGCTGCAGTTCAATAATGGAGGAAACTATACCGCGGCTCTCCGGGAAGGATCTTTCGAGATATTTAGAGACAGGGTCACCAAACTCGGCACAAACATGTAAGACACTGCAAAGTACAAAAGATATAACATGACTTGGTGGTACTGTATTTATGCAATGGCAGTGGATTGATGATGATTTTCTGTTATCCAGGTCATGAGATATTTAGAAGTACTAAGTCAGAGGTAACGGAACTTTATGGTGTAGTCTTGACAACGCTTCAGAGTCCCAGGTGTATAAACTTATGTGGTTTGATGTCACACAATTTCATTAAATTACTGCGTAAATAACCTAAAGAGGATTTATTCCCCGGGGCATGCCCACAGTCAGTAAAACGTATTAAGCCTATTGTCTGAGTAGAAACATCACCCCCCCGCACATTGTTGCATTGAAGTGgtcattctctctttttcatccAGGTACAGTGTAAGCCGCCCAGTGGAAACACACATGTCGGGAACATCTAAAAATTCTGCTCAGCACACTAAGGTGAAACCGTTTAACTGTCAGCCCTGTGAACATGAatgatttttattaatgtacaCAATGTTTATGAATTTCATGCACACAAGTTAAATTTTTAAGACTGGTTTTGACATAATTTAAATCTTACTGTgatacaatacattacattagCGGGGACTTGGTGAAGTGACCCTGGTCCAGAACCATACTTCCTGGTGCATAAACATCAGTAGCAGGATCTTGCAGACAACAATTTCACTACAAATATACTGAAATAAACAAGCCGTTGTGTGTCAACAGGTCAACACTGCTCCCAACCCTCTGGCCAAAGAGGAGCTAAATCTGTTGGCCAAGTTAATGGGAGGGCTAGACGTTCCGAAATCAGGAAATGCAGACAACAGCTTCCGGGTCAACCTCTTCAATACCGATGAGGAGGAAGAGTGAGtcccctttttttatttatttttttgtctattgGCAATTTGTTGTATGGAACTTGATAAAATGAAACCTctacttaaagtgcccatattatgctcattttccgGTTCATTgatgtatttagaggttatataagaataggtttacatggtttaattttcaaaaaacaccatatttttgtcctctccgggaaccatcaccttatcgtggtgttACTGCTACCAGCCAGTCAGAAGGAGTTttagggcgtgccatgctaccATTTAGGTGAGCATTATTACGTTTGTTACAAACAAGACTGTCCCAAATGATTATTTAATCTACTATTAATCTagcgatttctttttttatttcagttagttgACAAATCTAATGATTAATGTTTTGATTAATCTAACGATTAATTTTTTGAATAATCtaacaattcatttttcaattagtGATTATATTCCCATTGCTTAATTATTcacaatttacacaaaacaaatttcaataaTGTTCAAATctctatttattaaaattgtaaCACTGAACTGTACAAGTAAAAGGAATTTGTAGTGCAACCTATAGCCAGATATAGGCTATCaatccaacaacaaaataaagtcacttttcaggaggaatacaaaaataaaaacttaaagtaaACCGAGCAAGTGCAACAAGAGTAGCCTggatttgcttcttttttttttttacagtagcaggtaaaatatttgtttattgtttaaaagtcccatggcatgacgATTTCACATTATGaggttttatttaacattaatttgagttgccccagcctgcctatggtcctccaATGTCTAGAAATAGTGATAGGTGTATACCGAGCCCTGGGGATCCGGCTCTGtatttgaggaaatgaaagctccgatgggccgatctgaaatcttactccttatgaggtcatgaggaacaaggttacctcccctttctctgctttgcccgcccagaaaatctggcccacccatgagaaagagagagacatcatggcttttaaactaaaaaagtgacagttggtcaaggctcCACCCCGAGCCTCCACCTTACCCCCCCCTCTcacctcctcaaaagctacagactcacaaatggcacacactaaggaaagctcattgtgggactggctctagtggctgtaattctgcaccaaggctgaatttaaGGAAAGACACGTCAGATatggtataaggggaccactaaggtccacagtatataaaagcatccaaaaaacaACACGTTGTGGGACCTTTAACGTCCAAGCTCCTCTCCCTTTAatcctacagtaaaaaaaagttcaattttagCAACATATGAACTCAGATGTatcaaataaatccaacaataaaacaaattgacatTTCAAGGCACTCTCGGGAggacacacaaataaaacactgaacaataaaaacaaaaataaaaacgaaaAAAAATTCTCTCCTTTTCTAAGGCAATTATGAGCCCAAGCCTGTTTTAAACCCGAGAGTTTTTTAATACGTGGGCCGTTATACCTGACGTTATAAAGACTCGTGAGATATCTGAAAGAATCTGGCCTGGTTGCTTAATTATTGAAGACAGTGCTACGGATAGGGAGCACAGCACAGTTTACCTCACACTCAAGTCAGTGctggacatactgtatatgcttgAGCTATCGGAGAAGCTGGAGGCATAGATGAGCAAAACTTTTGGTGTTATGCTgctgtattcctgactcagggTTAATTTTGCAAAGTCTACAGACTCCCACATTGTTGTTGGCATTAAGAACGAAATACTCCCAAACTTGAGAAGATCATGTACGAGCTTTTTTCTCAAGATGTTGTGGCAAGGACTCCGAACTTGTGCTGTTGCCGAGGaagccatgttatttttggacgTGACGCAACGATGCAACTAGTGAATtatttgtgtaattatttaCGTGATCAATGACTTTGACTATGTCGATGTAACGTCCCAGCCCTAGTGGTTACACAGtcatcacggaagtaaaggccggactacaatagagctgagtttggagcagtttgtgaacagagttttctgttgcagacTGACTTTGGGGTGgattttttcactttgtgaatctataatgtgcacaaaacaggggaaaagccaaaaagcataatatgagcactttgaaTTAAACTATTTAACTTGATTTAATCGCTCAAAACTAACATTGGGACTTTTATTACAGAGAGGCATTGATATCAAGACCAGGTGACCTTTCATATGGAGTTATTAACATCCAAGCAACAAAGGTAAAGCCAGTCCAGTATTTGtttactgaaaatgtcaactttaagTCTTATACAGTGACAAAAAGTCTGATCATATTGTCAGCTATCTGTCATCTAAGGGCAATTGCAGAGTACAAGACTGTGAAAATCTCAGAGTTGCTGTGCTTCTTGAAACAGAAGACATTTATTGTCCCTGACTGGACTCATGTGGACATtagagacaaacaaaaagtcACTCATTGGAATTGTTTATATCCGTCTGTAATGGAGCTTCATGGGGCCACTTCATTAAGCCCCCTCTCCCATCCCTTGTGTCCACTTAATCTGCCGAACGCTAGTCCCCAGATTCACCCTTTTTTTGTAgctatgatttttgttttgctttgggCTGTCTGCTTCCCTCTGATTGGACACCGCTCTCCTCCCATCTCAGACTCATCTTGaaagtgcatttgtttttgactGTGATGAAatcaaacatgttaaaaaactgACATAGCACCCGGCACAGCTCACGGCGTGGGCAGGACCTATCACAGATCTGCCCGACTCGAgggcttttatcttattttttttttggggcattttaggcctttgatggacaggacagctgaaggtgtgaaaggggagagagggggagtgacatgcagcaaagggccgcaggctggatttgaacctGGGCCGGCTGcttcgaggagtaaacctctacacatgggcacccactctaccaactgagctatctgggtgcccgagGGCTTTTATCTTTAAGACGTTTTTCAGGGTCaggcaaaaaaggaaaaatattgtAGCCAGCACAGGCCCAATCTGTCAGCTTACAACAAGTCTACTATCTTTTACTATTGATAAGGAACCCCCATGATAGGACTTGGGCTTTTCCAGTCAAGGATCAGAGATGTGAGGCTTTGCCAGTCTGACAGGATAGAATGTAATGGGGCATAAGTCTTTATGATGACGACTCTTGCACTGTGATTGGTGGATAAAATTGTCTTTCAGGACCAGCAAGTCAATGCAGAGCTGGCCAAGATCATGGGGGAGTTCACAGAGTCTGGAGATCAATCTCCCAGTTCCAGCAGTAAAGGAGACGACCTTCTGGCCATGATGGACGGGCTGTGACATGGTCACCCTGACAAAAATGCACATTGGGTGGGGCACAATGCATCGTCAATGTCTGTTTTTACTGTAGACCAGGCGTCTGTCTGTAGCTGCGTACACACTGCAGCAACCTGACATGCCATCAGAAAACCTTATTTGgatgattttaaaatggagaTGTGTGCAGGTGTTTCAACTGGTTGTCAAATGACCAATTGCAAATTTGCATAGTCAACAACAAAGAAAGTGGTGAGCCAAGCTTTAAGGTGTAATGgcatgtttggaaaaaaaagagtttcagtgcatcaaaatatacagtgggcatactgtatattagcgTATGTGGTAATACCAAAACATCTGTTCGTATCATGATGCATTTGTTCAATCAGAGTCAGACTTTGCTGCTATATCCACAAAATacacattcctttaattttacacAATGTAATTTATCTTAAATGTCAATACATCTATGTTTTAGTTTGATTTGATTGTTTATAGTCCATAGTTCCATGTTACACAGTGCTCTATTTTGATGAACAAATTGTGATATTATGGGGGAATTGCAGAAAACCAAAGTGCTCTTTCTATTGTGATTAAAAATCcctcaaatgtttattttggtgaGAAATATATTTATCTTGCATCACACTGTACTACCTTTAAACAGTATGAGAGCAACTTGTAAGACATTTTTCACTACCCTGTGATGTCTCTAGTGTTAAGCTATGGCCCAAGAATGTGCTCATATCAGTTTATGTTTATTAtagtttattagtttattatgATATATAGAGCAATTCAGTAAAAGTTATGTCTAATATGTAAATATGatcatactttatttatttaaatgtataatgttcTGTGTATAGGAAGGTACAAATTGCTACAGTTGTTAAATTGTTGAATGTGTGATGAAGGATTTTTAATAAATAGATAGAAAAATATGTATCATTGGCTTTGTTACTGATGCAATAGAGTGTTAATAATGGCATGAACCTTGAAACAGCTTGTTGTTTTAAGGATGTACAGTAGGGGGAGTTGTTTGATCTTTTttaacatgtactgtacgtgGTGGGCCCAAGCTGATTACACATTGCTACAGTGTATTTTATTATGCAATcacgtttttttaaaagaaaatgtgatacaaatgtaaaattatttttctctccatgAATTCACTTGCAATAAGGTtcactgaaatgtaaaacaacaaatgagTGATTGgttatatttatctttatttacaAATTGAACTACCACACCAGAACCTTAAAAGCAGTATGCTTGAACTTAATCCCAAATTAGACTCCTGTCCTCCAGCACAGACCTACAATAAGAATTGCTATAGCAACAGCTATCTGTGCGCAAGATAGATGTGTGCAGTCTGCCTGCAGACGGGCCAAAGTGAGACTGTGATAGTCTGCACTCCCCCAGCCaaccacactcacacaaacgAACATGATGCATACCATGCAGGCAAAACATGCTGAGACATTTCTCTGAATTAATCTAGGGGTGGAGGATTTTGGAGATGTCTTCCAAATGATATTGGCAAAGGAGAGGCAATAAACACTATGTGCCCTGAGGAAACAACCctgtaaaacaaacagaaaccatAGAGCAAAGTCATCCTGCAAGACTGTTCACTTGAGTCATCCAAACTCACtggaaaacaacatttcacagTGAAGATTGCTAATACATTttcagataataataataaacgtGCTTGAGAGCTACCTAAACATATTTCTCTCACAGACCTTGCATTTTGAGTTATGATTCAGTTTCCTCTTGGGAGACTGTGGGCAGGCCACTGTAAAGCCACAGGCTGACAAGTGTTTCATGTGGCCAGGGGCATATGCTCTGCTGAGTCAATGTAGGAAGACTAgcgcaaaacaaaaaagcttctGCCATTTAGGTTCCCCTGTCTTTCTATCACACCTGCCCACTGATTTGAAACTGGTAGCTGTGGGTGGGGTTAAGGGAGAGTCTAAATTAGGAACACAGGTAGGCATTACTAACTGTCACTGTCATGCTTGCTGAGTAAATGAATACAACATTTAGCATTGTAGCATTGGTCCAGAAATTGTATGAGTCTCAAATATCGAAAATctgaaatattgaaatataatGATTAACTTGAAAAGAAAAGGGTGCATGTGAGAGAAGATAGCCTGTTTATGCGATTTAGGTGGGACTGAATATAAAGtctattttttgtcatattgcttgttattatttattataacataggaattttattaaatgttccATCATGACTTCTTCTGcgaatgtttattttttttaaatgtgttttaaaagcttttccTTACAGACTTTATTTGTAGAGCTTTCCTTAGTGTTAGTTTGCAATGTAATGTTTAACTTAAGTTCATGTTCTGACAAATGTTCTACAATGGTATGTCCGGTGGCATTTGAAGTCCTTGTGGGCTGTGCATTTATTCACATGACACAATAAATAACTCTAGTATTATATTTCCACACTGACATTCACAATTGGTGTCGTTTCATGTATTTCAATTTCTCTGTACAGACAATGATTTAATGTGTTTCTTCAACAACTTTTATTCTGCGAAGAATTTCATCATCAGTACGAAACCATTTACTAGGAAGAAACAGACATGTGTTGGCATTGGTCGAttgcagctgtcaatcaaataaGTGTGTGCGTCATTTCCGTTGTCAGGTGGTGCTGTCGCTGTGGAAAGATGCGATCAGCGAAGCGCGGAGGCTTTTCCTTAATTGCTCATTTCGGTAACAGAGGCTAAACAACCCGAAACCAACCCTCTGTGGTCTCTCATGTTCAAGCGAGAAGCTCCGCACATCCACCACAGCGATTACCCAAGAAATATCCATGTTGTAAGCAGACAACGCAGACTTTACCCGGCGGTTTTGGCTCGAGGTAAGCGAAGTGGTGACTACATTGCTGTCTAGCCTTCTGGCATAGCTAGCCAGCTGTAATATTACCTAGCGTTACTTTGTTTAAATGGCCTCCCGGCTGCTCTGTAGAATCCGACCTGACGTTAGCTAACGTCGCTCGCCAAATCTGTGTCACATAAGTAAAACGTTACATGCTAAAGTAGCCGTCACTAAGCTTAAggctgctctgtgtgttttgcacCGAAAGCCCAACtccttgttgtgttgtgtgtccctTTGTGTAGTAGCCGGCGTGCCTGAAGCGGTGGCAACGTCTTTAGCCGAATAATTCAGACCGCTTTGTTGTCGTACTAAGTTTGTAAGTGCCCCCAAGCTTGGCTTTATGCTAA
The genomic region above belongs to Etheostoma cragini isolate CJK2018 chromosome 6, CSU_Ecrag_1.0, whole genome shotgun sequence and contains:
- the oscp1b gene encoding protein OSCP1 isoform X2 translates to MSSRTLPLLFINLGGEMLYILDQRLRAQNIPADKAKKVMNDIITTMFNKKFLEELFKPQELYSKKALRTVFDRLAHASIMRLNQASMDKLYDLMTMAFKYQVLLCPRPKDILLISFNHMDAIKDFVKDTPSILSQVDETYQQLIEMYTTLCSGEFQLIRQTLLIFFQDMHIRVSIFLKDKVQNSNGRFVLPTSGPVPYGTQVPGLIRMFSCTGEEVTRLQFNNGGNYTAALREGSFEIFRDRVTKLGTNMYSVSRPVETHMSGTSKNSAQHTKVNTAPNPLAKEELNLLAKLMGGLDVPKSGNADNSFRVNLFNTDEEEEEALISRPGDLSYGVINIQATKVKPVQYLFTENVNFKSYTVTKSLIILSAICHLRAIAEYKTVKISELLCFLKQKTFIVPDWTHVDIRDKQKVTHWNCLYPSVMELHGATSLSPLSHPLCPLNLPNASPQIHPFFVAMIFVLLWAVCFPLIGHRSPPISDSS
- the oscp1b gene encoding protein OSCP1 isoform X1, translating into MSSRTLPLLFINLGGEMLYILDQRLRAQNIPADKAKKAGWIEDDRRRVMNDIITTMFNKKFLEELFKPQELYSKKALRTVFDRLAHASIMRLNQASMDKLYDLMTMAFKYQVLLCPRPKDILLISFNHMDAIKDFVKDTPSILSQVDETYQQLIEMYTTLCSGEFQLIRQTLLIFFQDMHIRVSIFLKDKVQNSNGRFVLPTSGPVPYGTQVPGLIRMFSCTGEEVTRLQFNNGGNYTAALREGSFEIFRDRVTKLGTNMYSVSRPVETHMSGTSKNSAQHTKVNTAPNPLAKEELNLLAKLMGGLDVPKSGNADNSFRVNLFNTDEEEEEALISRPGDLSYGVINIQATKVKPVQYLFTENVNFKSYTVTKSLIILSAICHLRAIAEYKTVKISELLCFLKQKTFIVPDWTHVDIRDKQKVTHWNCLYPSVMELHGATSLSPLSHPLCPLNLPNASPQIHPFFVAMIFVLLWAVCFPLIGHRSPPISDSS
- the oscp1b gene encoding protein OSCP1 isoform X5, whose translation is MSSRTLPLLFINLGGEMLYILDQRLRAQNIPADKAKKVMNDIITTMFNKKFLEELFKPQELYSKKALRTVFDRLAHASIMRLNQASMDKLYDLMTMAFKYQVLLCPRPKDILLISFNHMDAIKDFVKDTPSILSQVDETYQQLIEMYTTLCSGEFQLIRQTLLIFFQDMHIRVSIFLKDKVQNSNGRFVLPTSGPVPYGTQVPGLIRMFSCTGEEVTRLQFNNGGNYTAALREGSFEIFRDRVTKLGTNMYSVSRPVETHMSGTSKNSAQHTKVNTAPNPLAKEELNLLAKLMGGLDVPKSGNADNSFRVNLFNTDEEEEEALISRPGDLSYGVINIQATKDQQVNAELAKIMGEFTESGDQSPSSSSKGDDLLAMMDGL
- the oscp1b gene encoding protein OSCP1 isoform X4; its protein translation is MSSRTLPLLFINLGGEMLYILDQRLRAQNIPADKAKKAGWIEDDRRRVMNDIITTMFNKKFLEELFKPQELYSKKALRTVFDRLAHASIMRLNQASMDKLYDLMTMAFKYQVLLCPRPKDILLISFNHMDAIKDFVKDTPSILSQVDETYQQLIEMYTTLCSGEFQLIRQTLLIFFQDMHIRVSIFLKDKVQNSNGRFVLPTSGPVPYGTQVPGLIRMFSCTGEEVTRLQFNNGGNYTAALREGSFEIFRDRVTKLGTNMYSVSRPVETHMSGTSKNSAQHTKVNTAPNPLAKEELNLLAKLMGGLDVPKSGNADNSFRVNLFNTDEEEEEALISRPGDLSYGVINIQATKDQQVNAELAKIMGEFTESGDQSPSSSSKGDDLLAMMDGL
- the oscp1b gene encoding protein OSCP1 isoform X3, whose protein sequence is MSSRTLPLLFINLGGEMLYILDQRLRAQNIPADKAKKAGWIEDDRRRVMNDIITTMFNKKFLEELFKPQELYSKKALRTVFDRLAHASIMRLNQASMDKLYDLMTMAFKYQVLLCPRPKDILLISFNHMDAIKDFVKDTPSILSQVDETYQQLIEMYTTLCSGEFQLIRQTLLIFFQDMHIRVSIFLKDKVQNSNGRFVLPTSGPVPYGTQVPGLIRMFSCTGEEVTRLQFNNGGNYTAALREGSFEIFRDRVTKLGTNMYSVSRPVETHMSGTSKNSAQHTKVNTAPNPLAKEELNLLAKLMGGLDVPKSGNADNSFRVNLFNTDEEEEEALISRPGDLSYGVINIQATKDQQVNAELAKIMGEFTESGDQSPSSSSKGDDLLAMMDGFLL